A window of the Oncorhynchus keta strain PuntledgeMale-10-30-2019 chromosome 21, Oket_V2, whole genome shotgun sequence genome harbors these coding sequences:
- the LOC118374145 gene encoding cAMP-dependent protein kinase type II-alpha regulatory subunit-like, giving the protein MSIEIPAGLMDLLQGYTVEVLRRRPPDLVEFAIQYFTCLQDSRKHDRHVKERFADSTREGVAFDSISVESNEDEDSDDAYMPPSNPNKYSRRASVCAEAYNPDDDEDEDFEPRVVHSKSDEQRRRLQDACRDILLFKTLDQEQFSEVLDGMFEVLVKPQEHIINQGEDGDNFYVIERGVYDIVVQIDGVGKCVGKYDNKGSFGELALMYNTPRAATIMATQEGALWGLDRATFHRLIVKNNAKKRKMYEAFIECVPLLKSLELSERMKIVDVVGMRAFKDEECIITQGEKADCFYIVESGQVKIMIISKTKAGQLDNAEVEIARCSRGQYFGELALVTNKPRAASVYAVGDTKCLVIDIQAFERLLGSCKEIMKRNISQYENQLVALFGSSVDLKH; this is encoded by the exons ATGAGCATCGAGATACCTGCTGGCTTGATGGATTTGCTGCAAGGATACACTGTGGAGGTACTACGGCGCCGACCGCCAGATTTGGTTGAATTTGCAATCCAATATTTCACATGTCTACAAGACAGCCGAAAACACGACAGGCATGTCAAAGAAAGGTTTGCCGATTCTACGCGGGAAGGAGTGGCTTTTGATAGTATTTCAGTTGAATCAAATGAAGATGAAGACTCTGATGATGCCTATA TGCCCCCCTCCAACCCTAATAAATACAGTCGCAGAGCATCTG TCTGTGCAGAGGCCTATAACCCAGACGATGATGAGGATGAGGACTTTGAGCCGCGGGTGGTACACTCCAAATCAGACGAGCAGCGTCGCAGACTCCAGGACGCCTGCCGAGACATTCTACTGTTCAAAACTCTCGACCAG GAGCAGTTCtcagaggttctggatggcatgTTTGAGGTGTTGGTCAAACCACAGGAGCACATCATAAAccagggggaggatggagacaacTTCTATGTCAtagagcg GGGTGTGTACGACATTGTTGTGCAGATTGATGGAGTTGGAAAGTGTGTGGGGAAGTATGACAATAAGGGCAGTTTCGGGGAGCTGGCTCTCATGTACAACACCCCGCGTGCTGCCACTATCATGGCCACCCAGGAGGGGGCACTGTGGGGATTG GATCGGGCCACATTCCATAGACTCATAGTGAAGAACAATGCCAAGAAGAGAAAGATGTACGAAGCCTTCATCGAGTGTGTACCCCTTCTAAAGTCTCTtgag CTCTCTGAGAGGATGAAGATTGTTGATGTCGTGGGAATGAGAGCGTTCAAAGATGAGGAGTGCATCATAACACAG GGGGAGAAGGCAGATTGTTTCTACATCGTGGAGTCGGGCCAGGTGAAGATCATGATAATAAGCAAA ACTAAAGCAGGACAGCTGGACAATGCAGAGGTGGAGATTGCACGCTGCTCTAGAGGCCAATACTTCGGAGAGCTGGCTCTGGTCACCAACAAACCACGTGCAGCATCCGTCTATGCTGTAGGGGACACCAAGTGCTTGG TAATAGACATTCAGGCGTTTGAGCGTTTGCTGGGTTCCTGTAAGGAGATTATGAAGAGGAACATTTCCCAATACGAGAACCAGCTGGTAGCTCTGTTTGGTTCTAGTGTAGATTTGAAACATTAA